A window of the Bradyrhizobium diazoefficiens genome harbors these coding sequences:
- a CDS encoding ABC transporter permease — MLSYILRRIVATLPVMAIVALFVFSLLYIAPGDPAVVIAGDQASPEDVERIRQGLGLDRPFLIQFGSWVWRILHGDLGTSIFTNLPVSAMIGQRLGPTLSLMTVTLLLTIVVAVPLGVVAAWKAGSFIDRAIMAFAVFGFSLPVFVVGYVLAYIFALELEWLPVQGYTPLTEGFWPWLQNLILPAIALGCVYIALVARITRATMLEVLQQDYIRTARAKGMGQGGILFIHALKNAAVPIVTVIGIGIALLIGGAVVTESVFAIPGLGRLTIDAILRRDYPVIQGIVLLFSFVYVLVNLMIDVTYTLVDPRIRY, encoded by the coding sequence ATGCTCTCCTATATCCTCCGGCGCATCGTCGCCACCTTGCCGGTGATGGCGATTGTTGCACTGTTCGTGTTCAGCCTGCTCTATATCGCGCCGGGTGATCCCGCCGTGGTGATCGCGGGCGACCAGGCGAGCCCGGAGGATGTGGAGCGCATCCGCCAGGGCCTCGGCCTCGACCGTCCCTTCCTGATCCAGTTCGGCAGCTGGGTCTGGCGCATCCTGCATGGCGATCTCGGCACGTCGATCTTCACCAATCTGCCGGTGTCCGCGATGATCGGGCAGCGTCTCGGACCGACGCTGTCGCTGATGACCGTCACGCTTCTGCTCACGATCGTCGTCGCGGTGCCGCTGGGCGTGGTCGCGGCATGGAAGGCGGGAAGCTTCATCGATCGCGCCATCATGGCGTTCGCCGTGTTCGGCTTCTCGCTGCCCGTCTTCGTCGTCGGCTATGTCCTTGCCTACATCTTCGCGCTGGAGCTCGAATGGCTTCCCGTGCAGGGCTATACGCCGCTCACGGAGGGCTTCTGGCCGTGGCTGCAAAACCTGATCCTGCCGGCGATCGCGCTCGGCTGCGTCTACATCGCGCTGGTTGCGCGCATCACCCGCGCCACCATGCTCGAAGTCCTGCAACAGGACTATATCCGCACCGCGCGCGCCAAGGGGATGGGGCAAGGCGGCATCCTGTTCATTCACGCATTGAAGAATGCGGCGGTGCCGATCGTGACCGTGATCGGGATCGGCATCGCGCTCCTGATCGGCGGCGCGGTCGTGACGGAAAGCGTGTTCGCGATCCCCGGTCTCGGCCGCCTCACGATCGATGCGATCCTGCGCCGCGACTATCCGGTCATCCAGGGCATCGTGCTGCTGTTCAGCTTCGTCTACGTCCTCGTCAATCTGATGATCGACGTCACATACACGCTCGTTGACCCGAGGATCCGCTATTGA
- a CDS encoding ABC transporter permease, protein MTDTTVNPQSLPAGFVLAPQLPEILRPVIIRRGFIGFLRGHPTVAIGGALLLALVLIAIFAPYLGTVDPTALAPAKRTRAPSAAFWFGSDVLGRDIYSRVLFGARVSLTVGLSVAILASAAGLAIGIVSGFIRWADGILMRFMDGLMSIPPILLAIALMALTRGSVGNVILAITIAEIPRVSRLVRSVVLSLREQPYVDAAVACGTRTPMIILRHILPNTLAPMLVQATYICASAMITEAILSFIGAGTPPTIPSWGNIMAEGRALWQVKPYIVFFPAAFLSVTVLAVNLLGDGLRDALDPRMAKSL, encoded by the coding sequence TTGACCGATACGACCGTCAACCCGCAGTCGCTCCCCGCCGGCTTCGTTCTCGCGCCGCAACTGCCGGAGATCCTGCGGCCGGTCATCATCCGGCGCGGCTTCATCGGCTTCCTGCGCGGCCATCCTACCGTCGCGATCGGCGGCGCGCTGCTGCTCGCGCTGGTTCTGATCGCAATCTTTGCGCCCTATCTCGGGACAGTCGACCCGACCGCGCTCGCGCCCGCCAAGCGGACCCGCGCACCGTCGGCCGCTTTCTGGTTCGGCAGCGACGTGCTCGGCCGCGACATCTATTCGCGCGTGCTCTTTGGCGCGCGGGTCTCGCTCACGGTCGGCCTGTCGGTTGCGATATTGGCATCTGCGGCCGGGCTCGCCATCGGGATTGTCTCCGGCTTCATTCGCTGGGCGGACGGCATCCTGATGCGATTCATGGACGGCCTGATGTCGATCCCGCCGATCCTGCTGGCGATCGCGCTGATGGCGCTGACGCGCGGCAGCGTCGGCAACGTCATTCTGGCCATCACCATCGCCGAGATCCCGCGCGTCTCGCGGCTCGTCCGAAGCGTCGTGCTGTCGCTGCGCGAGCAGCCCTATGTCGACGCCGCGGTCGCTTGCGGCACGCGTACGCCGATGATCATTCTTCGCCATATCCTGCCCAACACGCTCGCGCCGATGCTGGTGCAGGCGACTTACATTTGCGCCAGCGCCATGATCACGGAGGCGATCCTGTCCTTCATCGGTGCCGGTACGCCGCCCACCATTCCGTCCTGGGGTAACATCATGGCCGAGGGCCGCGCGCTGTGGCAGGTCAAGCCCTATATCGTGTTCTTCCCGGCGGCCTTCCTCTCCGTCACCGTGCTCGCCGTGAACCTGCTCGGCGACGGCCTTCGCGATGCGCTCGATCCGCGCATGGCCAAGAGCCTGTGA
- a CDS encoding ATP-binding protein, whose protein sequence is MPDTNDQDSAISFGAFRLLPKSRLLERNGAPLHLGGRALDILIFLAERAGEVVDKRELVKRIWADVNVDEGSLRFHITSLRKALGDGGEGSRYVVNVPGRGYCFTAPLHRAAPAENRPAATVSSRRSIPAPLAKMIGRDDAVEKIATELSLHRFVTIVGPGGIGKTSVALAVAHGQHAEFEGQVCFVDFGALTEPRLVPGTIAAALGLTVNSDDPIPGLLLSLRNRRTLLVLDSCEHIIDALAPLAERMVREAPELHVLATSRESFRTEGERVYRLFPLDCPPQRDGLSMADILAYPASQLFVERIAESLSEFELSEEDAPLVADICRRLDGIALAIELAAGRVNAYGIAGTASLLDSRFSLLWRGRRTAIPRHQTLSAALSWSYDLLPQAESATLRGLSVFVGPFTLEAALAVAACQGIDEAEAAEAISNLLSKSLIATSPAERRLRYRLLDTTRAFAGDKLIESGEAARVARAHAEYFRDFLHDISIKSNGMQSAGGFLPYADHLPNVRTALTWSFSEAGDRALGVDLAAAAAQFFLELTLLTECHSWTQQALASAELVDSRKEMTLQAALGVSVMFTQGNTEGVRSAFTRSLQLAEELDDLHWQLWLLRGLHIYLTRVGDFHGALGTGVQGEGVARKLNDPTSTLNVEWMLGVAHHLIGNQDKAVQFCESAMVHNPSSQRLNIGHLGYDDRIVALVALARGLWLSGRPDRAIEAARYTVQQAEQLEQPLTLGISLIWTIYVFLWVGDWASAASLIDRLIEHAARHFLGPYHAVGIGQKGELLLRRGDIAGGIEHLRRSQATLYATRHRIMTTVFATALAEGLAAHNEADEALRTIDEAIAQIGDHGESFDMPEMLRVKADILVQSARATEAEAWLQQSLALSRRQCARGWELRGAMSLARVWQRAGRKGEAQALLAPLVAQYQEGLSSRDLVAAKGLLSALN, encoded by the coding sequence GTGCCAGACACTAACGACCAGGACTCAGCCATTTCCTTCGGGGCCTTCCGACTGCTTCCGAAGTCGCGGTTGCTCGAGAGAAACGGCGCCCCGCTTCATCTCGGCGGTCGTGCGCTCGACATCCTCATCTTTCTCGCCGAGCGAGCCGGCGAGGTCGTCGACAAGCGGGAATTGGTCAAGCGGATCTGGGCTGACGTGAATGTCGACGAGGGCAGCCTGCGCTTCCACATCACGTCCCTGCGCAAGGCCCTGGGCGATGGCGGCGAAGGCTCCCGCTATGTCGTCAACGTGCCCGGCCGCGGCTATTGCTTCACGGCTCCCCTGCACCGCGCCGCGCCCGCGGAGAACCGGCCAGCCGCGACTGTGTCCTCGCGCCGGTCCATACCTGCCCCACTCGCGAAGATGATTGGCCGAGACGACGCCGTCGAGAAGATCGCGACTGAACTGTCCCTGCATCGGTTTGTCACCATCGTCGGCCCCGGCGGCATCGGCAAGACCTCGGTCGCACTTGCCGTTGCGCATGGTCAGCATGCGGAATTCGAGGGCCAGGTGTGCTTCGTCGATTTTGGCGCGCTGACGGAGCCGCGGCTCGTTCCCGGCACGATTGCCGCGGCGCTTGGCCTGACCGTCAATTCCGACGACCCGATACCCGGGCTGCTGCTGTCATTGCGCAACCGCCGGACGCTGCTGGTGCTCGACAGCTGCGAGCACATCATCGACGCGCTCGCTCCCCTGGCAGAGCGCATGGTGCGGGAAGCTCCGGAGCTGCATGTTCTCGCCACCAGCCGCGAATCCTTTCGCACCGAGGGCGAACGGGTCTATCGGCTGTTTCCGCTGGATTGTCCGCCACAACGCGACGGGCTGAGCATGGCCGACATCCTTGCCTATCCGGCGAGCCAGCTTTTCGTCGAGCGAATTGCCGAAAGCCTGAGCGAATTCGAGCTCAGTGAAGAGGATGCGCCTCTGGTCGCCGATATCTGCCGGCGTCTGGACGGCATTGCGCTTGCGATCGAACTCGCCGCCGGACGGGTCAACGCCTACGGGATCGCCGGCACGGCCTCGCTGCTCGACAGCCGTTTCTCGCTGCTGTGGCGGGGACGCCGCACCGCGATTCCCCGGCACCAGACACTGAGCGCGGCGCTGAGCTGGAGCTACGACCTGCTGCCCCAGGCCGAAAGCGCGACGTTGCGCGGCCTGTCGGTCTTCGTCGGTCCGTTCACACTCGAAGCTGCGCTCGCGGTCGCCGCATGCCAGGGCATCGACGAGGCGGAAGCGGCCGAAGCGATCTCGAATTTGCTGTCAAAATCCCTGATTGCAACGTCGCCTGCCGAACGACGGCTGAGATACCGCCTGCTCGACACGACCCGCGCCTTCGCGGGCGACAAGCTCATCGAGAGTGGGGAAGCAGCCCGCGTGGCGCGCGCCCACGCCGAATATTTCCGCGACTTCCTGCACGACATCTCCATCAAGTCCAACGGCATGCAGAGCGCGGGCGGCTTCCTGCCCTATGCCGATCATCTGCCAAATGTGCGGACCGCCCTGACCTGGAGCTTCTCAGAGGCCGGCGACCGCGCGCTCGGCGTCGACCTGGCGGCCGCGGCCGCGCAGTTCTTCCTCGAGCTGACATTGCTGACGGAATGCCATAGCTGGACCCAGCAGGCGCTCGCCTCTGCCGAGTTGGTCGACAGCCGCAAGGAAATGACCTTGCAGGCGGCTCTCGGCGTCTCCGTGATGTTCACGCAAGGCAACACAGAGGGGGTCCGGTCGGCGTTCACGCGAAGCCTGCAACTGGCTGAGGAGCTCGACGACCTGCACTGGCAGCTCTGGCTGTTGCGCGGGCTGCACATCTATCTGACTCGCGTCGGAGATTTTCACGGCGCGCTCGGCACCGGCGTACAGGGCGAAGGCGTCGCCAGGAAGCTGAACGACCCGACCAGCACGCTGAACGTCGAGTGGATGCTGGGTGTGGCACATCATCTGATCGGGAACCAGGACAAGGCCGTCCAGTTCTGCGAGAGCGCGATGGTGCACAATCCGAGCTCGCAGCGGCTGAATATCGGCCATCTCGGCTATGACGACCGCATCGTCGCGCTGGTCGCCTTGGCGCGCGGGCTCTGGCTCAGCGGCAGGCCCGACCGGGCCATCGAGGCGGCCAGATACACGGTGCAGCAGGCCGAACAACTCGAGCAGCCCCTGACGCTCGGCATTTCCCTGATCTGGACCATCTACGTGTTTTTGTGGGTCGGCGACTGGGCCAGCGCCGCAAGCCTGATCGATCGGCTGATCGAACATGCCGCACGGCACTTCCTCGGCCCCTATCACGCGGTCGGCATCGGTCAGAAGGGCGAGCTCCTGCTCCGCCGCGGCGACATCGCCGGCGGCATCGAGCATCTTCGCCGCAGCCAGGCGACGTTGTACGCCACCCGGCACCGGATCATGACGACAGTGTTTGCGACAGCACTCGCGGAGGGGCTGGCCGCCCACAACGAGGCCGATGAGGCCTTGCGCACGATCGACGAAGCCATCGCCCAGATCGGCGATCACGGCGAATCCTTCGATATGCCGGAAATGCTGCGGGTCAAGGCGGACATCCTGGTCCAATCCGCCAGGGCGACGGAGGCCGAAGCCTGGCTCCAGCAATCGCTTGCCTTGTCGCGCCGGCAATGCGCGCGCGGCTGGGAGCTGCGGGGGGCGATGAGCCTGGCTCGGGTCTGGCAGCGGGCTGGGCGAAAGGGCGAAGCGCAGGCTCTGCTCGCACCGCTGGTCGCGCAATATCAGGAAGGCCTGTCGAGCCGCGACCTGGTCGCCGCCAAGGGACTCCTGAGCGCGCTGAATTAA
- a CDS encoding ABC transporter ATP-binding protein: MALLEVENLQTHFRTPSGINRAVDGVSFHVNEGETLAIVGESGCGKSVTSMSLMRLIPEPPGRIAGIIRFAGRDLLQLSDREMREIRGNDISMIFQEPMTSLNPVLTVGRQIRETLMIHQGLDNEAAEAHAVKMLTLVGIPEPKRRVREYPHQLSGGMRQRVMIAIALACNPKLLIADEPTTALDVTIQAQILKLMLDLKHRVGAAIILITHDLGVVAEIAERVMVMYAGRKVEEAPVTELFRSPRHPYTQGLLGAVPRLGSSLTGTARRLAEIPGQVPDLREPITGCVFAGRCALATDLCRQYAPGLEEKGPRHIAACHYAAKGAVAA; the protein is encoded by the coding sequence ATGGCGTTGCTCGAAGTCGAAAATCTGCAAACCCACTTCCGTACCCCCAGCGGTATCAACCGCGCGGTGGACGGTGTATCCTTTCATGTCAACGAAGGCGAGACGCTCGCCATCGTCGGCGAGTCCGGCTGCGGTAAGTCGGTGACCTCGATGTCTCTGATGCGACTGATCCCGGAGCCGCCGGGCAGGATCGCAGGCATCATTCGCTTCGCGGGCAGGGACCTCCTGCAGCTCTCAGACCGCGAGATGCGCGAGATCCGCGGCAACGACATCTCGATGATCTTTCAGGAGCCGATGACCAGCCTCAATCCGGTCCTGACCGTCGGCCGTCAGATCCGCGAAACGCTGATGATCCATCAGGGTCTCGACAATGAGGCCGCCGAGGCGCACGCGGTCAAGATGCTGACCCTCGTCGGCATTCCCGAGCCGAAGCGGCGCGTGCGCGAATATCCGCACCAGCTCTCCGGCGGCATGCGCCAGCGCGTGATGATCGCGATCGCGCTGGCCTGCAATCCAAAGCTTCTGATCGCGGACGAGCCGACCACAGCGCTCGATGTGACCATCCAGGCGCAGATCCTGAAGCTGATGCTGGACCTGAAACATCGGGTAGGGGCGGCGATCATCCTGATCACCCATGATCTCGGCGTGGTCGCCGAAATCGCCGAACGCGTCATGGTCATGTACGCCGGCCGCAAGGTCGAGGAGGCGCCGGTGACTGAACTGTTCCGCTCGCCGCGTCATCCCTATACCCAAGGCTTGCTCGGCGCGGTGCCACGGCTTGGCTCGTCGCTGACAGGTACGGCGAGGCGGCTCGCCGAGATCCCCGGACAGGTGCCTGATCTGCGCGAGCCCATCACCGGCTGCGTCTTCGCCGGCCGCTGTGCGCTCGCGACCGATCTCTGCCGACAGTATGCACCGGGGCTCGAGGAGAAGGGGCCGCGCCACATCGCGGCCTGCCACTACGCGGCCAAGGGAGCGGTTGCGGCATGA
- a CDS encoding ABC transporter substrate-binding protein has translation MDRRTVLKGLAGAGGLALSGGLSAPAIAQGASARTLRFVPQANLANFDPIWGTQYVVRNAAALVWDTLYGIDSSLQPQRQMVESEEVTDDGTTWTFKLRPGLKFHDGEPVLSKDVVASLSRWAARDPMGLMIKALQQELTAVDDRTFKWVLKQPFPKMLYALAKNNSPCAFIMPERIAQTDPFKQIGDYVGSGPMKFAKGEWVPGAKAVFEKFADYVPRQEKASWLAGGKQILIDRVEWIVMPDAATAAAALQNGEVDWWESPIADLVPVLKKNKNISVDIGDPLGNIGSFRMNFLYPPFNDVRARRAVLMAMSQEDYMRAIIGDDNSLWKPLPGFFTPDTPLYSEMGGEILKGKRDLDAAKKLLAESGYSGQPVACLVAQDQPITKAQGDVTADLLKQLGMNVDFVATDWGTVGSRRAAKTPPGQGGWNMFHTWHAGADCINPAPYTAIRANGDKAWFGWPTSAGTEKEVTSWFEAKNLDEEKAAIGRLNKAALDDVVYAPTGFFLSYTAWRKNVSGITKGPLPFFWGVSKTA, from the coding sequence ATGGATCGCAGGACCGTATTGAAGGGACTGGCTGGCGCGGGCGGTCTGGCATTGTCCGGTGGCCTTTCGGCGCCGGCGATCGCGCAAGGCGCCTCCGCCCGCACCTTGCGTTTCGTGCCGCAGGCCAATCTCGCCAATTTCGACCCCATCTGGGGCACGCAGTATGTCGTGCGGAACGCCGCAGCGCTGGTCTGGGACACGCTTTACGGCATCGACTCCTCGCTTCAGCCGCAACGTCAGATGGTCGAATCCGAGGAAGTGACCGACGACGGCACGACCTGGACGTTCAAATTGCGGCCGGGCCTCAAATTCCATGACGGCGAGCCCGTCTTGAGCAAGGACGTCGTCGCGAGCCTTTCGCGCTGGGCGGCGCGCGATCCGATGGGCCTGATGATCAAGGCGCTTCAGCAGGAGCTCACGGCGGTCGACGATCGCACCTTCAAATGGGTGCTGAAGCAGCCCTTCCCGAAGATGCTCTACGCGCTTGCGAAGAACAATTCGCCCTGTGCATTCATCATGCCCGAGCGCATCGCGCAAACCGATCCGTTCAAGCAGATCGGCGACTATGTCGGCTCCGGACCGATGAAGTTCGCCAAGGGCGAATGGGTCCCCGGCGCAAAGGCCGTGTTCGAGAAGTTCGCCGACTACGTGCCGCGGCAGGAGAAGGCGTCGTGGCTCGCCGGCGGCAAGCAGATCCTGATCGACCGCGTCGAATGGATCGTGATGCCGGATGCAGCGACCGCAGCCGCCGCGCTGCAGAACGGCGAGGTCGATTGGTGGGAGAGCCCGATCGCCGACCTCGTTCCGGTCCTGAAGAAGAACAAGAACATCAGCGTCGACATTGGCGATCCCCTCGGCAATATCGGCTCGTTCCGCATGAATTTCCTGTATCCGCCGTTCAACGACGTACGCGCCCGACGCGCGGTGCTGATGGCGATGAGCCAGGAAGACTATATGCGCGCGATCATCGGCGACGACAATTCGCTGTGGAAGCCGCTGCCCGGCTTCTTCACGCCGGATACGCCGCTCTACAGCGAGATGGGCGGCGAGATCCTGAAAGGCAAGCGCGATCTCGACGCGGCCAAGAAGCTGCTCGCCGAGAGCGGCTATTCCGGCCAGCCGGTAGCATGCCTCGTCGCGCAGGACCAGCCGATTACGAAGGCGCAAGGCGACGTCACCGCGGATCTTCTCAAGCAGCTCGGCATGAATGTCGACTTCGTCGCCACCGATTGGGGCACGGTCGGCTCCCGCCGCGCCGCCAAGACTCCGCCGGGGCAGGGCGGCTGGAACATGTTCCACACCTGGCACGCCGGCGCGGACTGCATCAATCCCGCGCCCTACACCGCCATTCGCGCCAACGGCGACAAGGCCTGGTTCGGCTGGCCGACCAGCGCCGGCACGGAGAAGGAAGTCACGTCCTGGTTCGAGGCCAAGAACCTCGACGAGGAGAAGGCCGCGATCGGTCGTCTCAACAAGGCGGCGCTCGATGACGTCGTCTACGCGCCGACCGGGTTCTTCCTGAGCTACACGGCCTGGCGCAAGAACGTCTCCGGTATCACCAAGGGACCGTTGCCGTTCTTCTGGGGCGTATCGAAGACCGCATGA
- the hydA gene encoding dihydropyrimidinase, which produces MTEPTYDLIIRGGRVATTTDVFEADVAISGETIAAIGRGLPPAKREIDARGKLVLPGGVDSHAHIEQLSAAGIMNADTFESATVSAAFGGTTTVIPFAAQHVGMKLPQVVEDYHALAKKSAVIDYAFHMIIADATKETVEEHIPALVKQGHASIKIFMTYDRLKVDDEPLLDILLAARRSGAMLCAHAENHGIIAWMVKRLLARGYTMPKYHAISHARVSEAEAFTRLIGMAALIDQPIMIFHVSTAEGAKVIRDSRGQGLKVFAETCPQYLFLTADDLDKPGAEGAKWMCSPPPRTYQDQEALWQALSLGDLQTISSDHAPYRYDETGKLRAGPNPNFKQVANGLPGLELRLPLLFDAMVSKGRLGLEKFVELTATAPAKIYNLHPRKGSIAVGADADIAIWDPNRETTIADEMMHDLAGYTPFAGRKLKGWPVSVLSRGRVIIDGDKCLASAGSGKFLARSGGEAAKPTGRLVADMDPERNFGAKLL; this is translated from the coding sequence ATGACTGAACCCACTTACGATCTGATCATCCGCGGTGGCCGCGTCGCGACCACGACCGATGTGTTCGAGGCCGATGTCGCCATCTCCGGCGAGACCATCGCAGCCATCGGCCGCGGGCTTCCGCCCGCCAAGCGCGAGATCGACGCGCGGGGCAAGCTGGTGCTGCCCGGCGGCGTCGACAGTCACGCGCATATCGAGCAGCTGTCTGCCGCCGGCATCATGAATGCCGACACTTTTGAAAGCGCGACCGTGTCGGCGGCCTTTGGCGGTACGACCACGGTGATTCCGTTCGCGGCCCAGCACGTCGGTATGAAGCTGCCGCAGGTGGTGGAGGACTATCATGCGCTGGCAAAGAAGAGCGCCGTGATCGACTACGCCTTTCACATGATCATCGCGGACGCGACCAAGGAGACGGTCGAGGAGCACATTCCGGCGCTGGTCAAGCAGGGACACGCCTCGATCAAGATCTTCATGACCTACGACCGGCTCAAGGTCGACGACGAGCCGCTGCTCGACATTCTCCTCGCCGCACGCCGGTCCGGCGCGATGTTGTGCGCCCATGCCGAAAATCATGGCATCATCGCCTGGATGGTCAAGCGGCTGCTCGCGCGCGGCTACACGATGCCGAAATACCACGCCATCAGTCATGCGCGCGTCTCGGAGGCGGAAGCCTTCACCCGGCTGATCGGCATGGCGGCGCTGATCGATCAGCCGATCATGATCTTCCATGTCTCGACCGCCGAGGGCGCCAAGGTCATCCGCGACTCGCGCGGGCAGGGGCTCAAGGTGTTTGCCGAGACCTGTCCGCAATACCTGTTCCTCACGGCTGATGATCTCGACAAGCCCGGTGCGGAAGGCGCCAAGTGGATGTGCAGCCCGCCGCCGCGCACGTATCAGGACCAGGAGGCGCTGTGGCAGGCGCTGTCGCTCGGCGATCTCCAAACCATCTCGTCGGACCACGCGCCGTATCGTTACGACGAGACCGGCAAGCTGCGCGCCGGCCCCAATCCGAACTTCAAGCAGGTCGCGAATGGCCTGCCGGGACTGGAGCTGCGGCTGCCGCTGCTGTTCGACGCGATGGTGTCGAAAGGACGGCTCGGCCTTGAAAAGTTCGTCGAGCTGACCGCGACCGCGCCGGCAAAGATCTACAATCTGCATCCGCGCAAGGGCTCGATCGCGGTCGGCGCGGATGCCGATATCGCGATCTGGGACCCCAATCGCGAGACCACGATCGCGGATGAGATGATGCACGATCTCGCCGGTTACACGCCGTTTGCGGGCCGCAAGCTGAAGGGGTGGCCGGTGTCCGTGCTCTCGCGCGGCCGCGTGATCATTGACGGCGACAAGTGCCTCGCCAGCGCCGGCAGCGGCAAATTCCTGGCGCGGAGTGGCGGCGAGGCGGCAAAGCCGACCGGCCGGCTCGTGGCGGACATGGATCCTGAGCGGAATTTCGGGGCAAAACTGCTGTGA
- a CDS encoding ABC transporter ATP-binding protein — MSPPLLQVNDLKKHFPVKTGLFGRKSEWVYAVDGVSFEIAKGETLSLVGESGCGKSTVGRAILRLFDVTSGQVILDGQRIDDAHPSTMRQLRQRMQVVFQDPFSSLNPRMRVRDILAEPIRNFGLAKSATDLETRVTALMDTVRLPREALNRRPHEFSGGQRQRIGIARALAAEPELIVCDEAVSALDVSVKAQIVNLLQDLQREFGLALLFISHDLAIVEHMTHRVAVMYLGKIVEVAPRREIFAAPRHPYTKALLSAVPLPEPGAQRNPIILKGDVPSPINPPSGCRFHTRCPYAFDRCRTEEPQLRSVEGEQWVACHLDALPAG; from the coding sequence ATGAGCCCTCCGCTGCTCCAGGTCAACGACCTCAAGAAGCATTTTCCGGTCAAGACCGGCTTGTTCGGGCGCAAGTCCGAATGGGTCTACGCGGTCGATGGCGTGTCCTTCGAGATCGCGAAGGGCGAGACGTTATCGCTTGTCGGCGAGTCCGGCTGCGGCAAGTCGACGGTCGGTCGCGCGATCCTGCGGCTGTTCGATGTGACCTCCGGCCAGGTCATCCTCGACGGCCAGCGTATCGACGACGCACATCCGAGCACGATGCGTCAGCTGCGGCAACGCATGCAGGTGGTGTTCCAGGATCCGTTCTCGAGCCTCAATCCGCGTATGCGCGTGCGCGATATTCTCGCGGAGCCGATCCGCAATTTCGGCCTCGCCAAATCCGCGACCGATCTCGAGACACGCGTGACGGCGCTGATGGATACGGTGCGCCTGCCGCGCGAAGCGCTCAACCGCAGGCCGCACGAATTCTCCGGCGGCCAGCGTCAGCGCATCGGCATTGCACGGGCGCTCGCGGCCGAGCCGGAGCTGATCGTCTGCGACGAGGCGGTCTCGGCGCTCGACGTCTCGGTCAAGGCGCAGATCGTCAACCTGTTGCAGGATCTGCAGCGCGAATTTGGCCTCGCGCTGCTGTTCATCAGCCATGACCTCGCGATCGTCGAGCACATGACCCACCGCGTCGCGGTGATGTATCTCGGCAAGATCGTCGAGGTGGCGCCGCGCCGGGAGATCTTTGCCGCGCCAAGGCATCCCTATACCAAGGCGCTGTTGTCGGCGGTTCCGCTGCCGGAGCCCGGAGCTCAGCGCAATCCCATCATCCTCAAGGGAGACGTGCCGAGCCCGATCAATCCGCCGAGCGGATGCCGCTTCCACACCCGCTGCCCGTACGCGTTCGATCGGTGCCGGACTGAAGAGCCGCAACTTCGTTCGGTGGAAGGCGAGCAATGGGTGGCCTGCCATCTCGATGCGCTGCCGGCAGGATGA
- a CDS encoding helix-turn-helix domain-containing protein, which translates to MLTESQTAYTWIDRPAGPRDQKIHHASQAIAREDGWRQIASGSKIEEITISRWEDSRDTKWHEATTPDGRYFVGIALKTTRAKLTRERQIIFDGTMPSGTLYVSAPSRQLSAQFQGPCEFLHFHISADHFPARWSPDAAEELDDLVLLRDPLAAGLTKALAEQGDTAGHQFARCIGEILAMRLTRSEMRRAKVNALPKWRLRRVEQHIAAHFERSISLSELAGVAGLSRMHFAAQFRAATGYRPREYLLNHRIEQAKSMLTASERPLAAIALAVGFSTQAHFSTVFKRISGQTPARWRAASRNQRPDVETLPRRRPSWDGDRFAGTAA; encoded by the coding sequence ATGTTGACCGAATCGCAGACGGCCTACACTTGGATTGATCGTCCGGCCGGCCCGCGGGATCAGAAAATCCATCACGCGAGCCAGGCGATCGCCCGAGAAGACGGGTGGCGCCAGATTGCTTCGGGTTCGAAGATCGAAGAGATCACGATCTCGCGATGGGAAGATTCGCGGGACACCAAATGGCACGAAGCGACGACGCCTGATGGCCGGTATTTCGTCGGGATCGCGCTGAAAACGACGCGAGCGAAACTGACCAGGGAACGCCAGATCATTTTCGACGGCACCATGCCATCAGGCACGCTGTATGTCAGCGCGCCGTCGCGACAGCTGAGCGCGCAATTCCAGGGGCCCTGCGAATTCCTGCACTTCCATATCTCCGCCGACCATTTCCCCGCACGATGGTCGCCGGACGCGGCCGAGGAGCTCGACGACCTCGTTCTGCTGCGCGACCCGCTCGCCGCGGGGCTGACCAAGGCACTTGCCGAACAAGGCGATACCGCGGGCCACCAATTTGCGCGCTGTATCGGTGAAATCCTTGCGATGCGCCTGACGCGCTCTGAAATGCGGCGCGCCAAGGTCAACGCCCTGCCCAAATGGCGCCTTCGACGCGTCGAGCAGCATATCGCCGCCCATTTCGAGCGGAGCATCAGCCTGTCCGAGCTCGCCGGCGTTGCCGGGCTGTCCCGAATGCATTTCGCCGCGCAATTCCGCGCAGCGACCGGCTATCGCCCGCGCGAATATTTGCTCAATCATCGCATCGAGCAGGCGAAGTCGATGTTGACGGCGAGCGAGAGACCGTTGGCCGCGATCGCACTTGCCGTCGGCTTCAGCACCCAGGCGCATTTCTCCACTGTGTTCAAGCGTATCAGCGGCCAGACGCCGGCGCGCTGGCGCGCGGCCTCCAGGAACCAGCGGCCTGATGTTGAAACGCTGCCGCGACGGCGTCCATCCTGGGATGGCGATCGCTTCGCGGGTACCGCCGCATGA